The genomic region CCTGTATGTTTTTTCCTCGCCTTCAACTTTGCGCCTGCTTACCGTGATATAAACGGTTGAACCTCTTTTAAGTTCACTGTCTGCGATGGGTGATTGTTCTGTAATAGTCCCGTTGGGGAAAGCAGATTTTGGGTCGTCCTTAATTTCAACTTCAATATCGTTTGAACTTGCCCAGCGGGTTAATTCAAAAAGTTTTTTAAGCCTGAATTCGGGTATTAAAATAACGTCTGCGGGGGGAGGCCCGTTTGAAATAATAAGGCTTACTACGGAGCCTTTTCTCACCATAGAATCAACTTTAGGAGTTTGGTCAATAACGGAGCCTTTTTCATATTCATTTGAATAAGCGTTATCCGTATTTCCGGTCATTAGGCCGTTTTGGCGCACGTAAAGCTGCGCGTTTCTAAGTGTCATGCCGATAAGGTTTGGCATGGCAAACTCTTCTTCAGTAGCGCTGACCCAAACTCTTATAATACGGCCTTCTCTTACAACAGAGCCTTGTGAGGGGATTTGTCTTACAACAGAACCGGGCGCCGCATCGGGCGATATTTCCTCACCCGCTTTTTTCATAGCTAAATTGCTCGCCGCCAAAAGGTCAAGCGCTTCTGATATTTTTTTACTAGTTAAATCCGGCACGGGAACTTCCTTTCTTGTATGAATAAGCGCGTCCAAAGCCCAGTCTACGGACACATAAATAAGGCCGGCGAAAAAAATAAGCGTTACCGCTATAAAAGCTATTTTCCTGTTAGGCCTTTTGGCTTTATTTTTACTTTTTTTATTTGCTACTTCATTAAAAAATTCGTTTGACATTAAAGTTCCTATACAATGGGTTTAATAAAAAATTACATCCCCCGGTTTTATTTTATGCCCGTTTGCGAACGAGGCGGCAGTCATATCTTTTTTACCTGCGGGCCGCACAATATCTATATATATACAGCTGTCATAACATTTTACTAATATTCTGCCGTCATTTTCAATAGAAACAACCGAACCCCGGGGCATATTTGGCGGGCATTGTTTGTTCTTTTCGAGCAAAGAGGCTTTTATAATTTGAAGTAAATCCTCTTTACCGTTAATTTTGGTAATAACTTTAGCGTGCGGACCGCAGGCTAACCCGCGGACGCGGTTAAAAAATGTTTCCGCGCCAAAATTATTAAAATCCAAAATGGTGTCTTCTTTCTTTATCATAGGAGCGTAAGTGGGAAGAGGCAGTTCTTCCTTAAACATTGAGCCGTCTTCCTGCGGGGTAAAAATGTTTTTTGTCTGTGGTATTTTTACTATTTGCCCCAGTCTTATATACTCAATAACGTCTTCTAACAAAATGCCGCCTAAAGAAATAAGCTTTGTAAAAAGGGTTTTTGCGTCCTCAGAGGGAAGAATATCCGTTTCTTTATAAGCGAAGACAGGGCCGGTATCCATGCCTTTATCAATCCAAAAAGCGGTTACTCCGGTTTTTGTTTCACCTGCAAAAAGTGTGTGCTGCACAGGCGCCGCCCCGCGGAATTTGGGAAGTAAAGAAAAATGGATATTAACTATACCCAGTTTGGGTATATCAATAATATGTTGCTTTAAAATTTGCCCGTAAGCTACGGCTATGCCGTAATCGGCCCCGGCGGCCTTAAGGTCTGCCTCAATATCGGTAATTTTTTCGGGTGAAAGTACTTTTAGTCCCATTTTAAGGGCCGTTTCTTTAACGGGGCATGGGGTTATAACCATACCGCGCCCTCTGGGCCTGTCAGGCTGGGTAACAACCAAAACAACCTCAGTATAACGGTTTAAAATTTCTAAATAAGGTACGGCAACTTCCGGTGTGCCGAAAAATATGGTTTTCATATTTATATTTTACCAATTTAGGAGACAAAAAAGCCCCGTCTTGTTAAACAGGGCTTTTTTTGAAAAATTTATTAATCAAAAGCGGAGAAATCTTTACGCTTACTTACTCCAGAAAATTTATTTTTGCTGTTTAAATCATTAAGATACTCATAAAGCCAGTTGTTAAATTGTTTTGTGTTGTTTAAATCAAAAGTATCAAAAGTAATTTTTTTATCTTTATCAAAAACAAGAATTCTGTCTTCTCTTTTAGGCATTTCAATGCTGAAAGAAAAATTACCTACTACAAAGCTCTTTGTTTCTCTGTCAAAAACAGCTTTAGATATATGGAAATGCCAGTTGTGAAAATCTTGAATCTCATGGTTAGAGAAAATAAAAGTGTCTCTATGTATTTTTTGGTCCAAATCATACATAATTGTAACTTTGTCTGATTTAGCATGAAGGATAACCGTTGTATATTTGCCTTTGTATAAAGAATCGCGCATAACTTTCTTAACAAATTCAGGGAATTCATTATATTTAAAAAGGCCTACTTTAACCTCATACTCAAGTGCGGGCGCCTGAAATTTCTTATATTCAAAAAATGTTTGTTTTGGCGTGAATTTAAAAAAAGGCATTAAACCAGACGCAGCTTTTATTTGAAATCCCGTTGCTTTTGCCAGTTTAAGATGCTCCGCTACTTCCGCCTGAATTTCCGTTTGGTCTTTTATTTTTGTCGTTAATTTTAACTGGCTGTCTTTAAGATATTTTATGCTTTCATTAAATTGTTTTTGCCATAATTGGTCTTTTTTATTAGCGGAAAAATCATTTAGAAAATATTTAAAGTTTGCAAGCGGTATGCTTTCTTTATCCACAAGGTTCAATTGTTGGGTCAGATAGGGCGCAAGGCCTTCTTCCCCTTTAGAAAAATCATAAGGGGTAAAACTAGTATTTTTAATTTCAACAGTGTTGTTTCTGTTAAGTGCTATAGCTTTTTCAAGCGTGCCGCCTTTAAAGAGCGCGGGATTCACACGTTTTTTAATTTTCAACGTTCTCTTCTCTTCTATTACGCCTT from Elusimicrobium minutum Pei191 harbors:
- a CDS encoding PASTA domain-containing protein — protein: MSNEFFNEVANKKSKNKAKRPNRKIAFIAVTLIFFAGLIYVSVDWALDALIHTRKEVPVPDLTSKKISEALDLLAASNLAMKKAGEEISPDAAPGSVVRQIPSQGSVVREGRIIRVWVSATEEEFAMPNLIGMTLRNAQLYVRQNGLMTGNTDNAYSNEYEKGSVIDQTPKVDSMVRKGSVVSLIISNGPPPADVILIPEFRLKKLFELTRWASSNDIEVEIKDDPKSAFPNGTITEQSPIADSELKRGSTVYITVSRRKVEGEEKTYRLHYELPQGKNSSHVRVVLIDKDGEKDIINETKTPGSKIDMDVPYGSESKIRIYVNGILVREREVK
- the fmt gene encoding methionyl-tRNA formyltransferase, with the protein product MKTIFFGTPEVAVPYLEILNRYTEVVLVVTQPDRPRGRGMVITPCPVKETALKMGLKVLSPEKITDIEADLKAAGADYGIAVAYGQILKQHIIDIPKLGIVNIHFSLLPKFRGAAPVQHTLFAGETKTGVTAFWIDKGMDTGPVFAYKETDILPSEDAKTLFTKLISLGGILLEDVIEYIRLGQIVKIPQTKNIFTPQEDGSMFKEELPLPTYAPMIKKEDTILDFNNFGAETFFNRVRGLACGPHAKVITKINGKEDLLQIIKASLLEKNKQCPPNMPRGSVVSIENDGRILVKCYDSCIYIDIVRPAGKKDMTAASFANGHKIKPGDVIFY